One Paenisporosarcina sp. FSL H8-0542 genomic region harbors:
- the pdxS gene encoding pyridoxal 5'-phosphate synthase lyase subunit PdxS — MTQHLTGTDRVKRGMAEMQKGGVIMDVINAEQARIAEAAGAVAVMALERVPSDIRAAGGVARMADPRITEEVLNAVTIPVMAKARIGHISEARMLEAMGVDYIDESEVLTPADEEFHLIKSNFTVPFVCGNKDLGEAARRIGEGASMLRTKGEPGTGNIVEAVRHLRKLNAQVRKIIHMNEDELMTEAKILGAPYHVLLEIKHLGRLPVVNFAAGGVATPADAALMMELGADGVFVGSGIFKSDNPERFARAIVEATTHYQDYKLLVEISKDLGVPMKGIEMSRLEAKDRMQDRVL; from the coding sequence AGAACAAGCTCGTATTGCTGAAGCGGCAGGAGCAGTAGCGGTAATGGCATTGGAACGAGTACCTTCTGATATTCGTGCAGCAGGTGGCGTAGCACGAATGGCTGATCCGCGTATTACGGAAGAAGTACTGAATGCAGTAACAATTCCAGTTATGGCAAAAGCACGTATAGGTCATATTTCTGAAGCCCGCATGTTAGAAGCAATGGGTGTAGATTATATTGATGAATCGGAAGTATTAACACCAGCAGACGAAGAGTTCCATTTAATTAAGAGTAATTTCACCGTTCCTTTTGTATGTGGGAACAAAGATTTAGGAGAAGCAGCTCGAAGAATTGGTGAAGGTGCTTCCATGCTTCGCACAAAAGGGGAACCTGGTACGGGTAATATTGTAGAAGCAGTGCGTCATTTGCGTAAATTAAATGCTCAGGTACGTAAAATCATTCACATGAATGAAGACGAATTAATGACGGAAGCAAAAATTCTAGGTGCTCCTTACCATGTGTTACTTGAAATCAAACACTTGGGCAGATTACCGGTTGTAAACTTTGCAGCAGGTGGGGTAGCTACTCCTGCAGATGCAGCATTGATGATGGAACTTGGAGCAGACGGAGTTTTCGTAGGATCAGGTATCTTCAAATCAGATAACCCTGAAAGATTTGCACGTGCAATCGTTGAAGCGACGACGCACTACCAAGACTACAAATTACTTGTTGAGATTTCAAAAGACCTTGGAGTGCCGATGAAAGGGATTGAAATGTCTCGTTTAGAAGCGAAAGATCGAATGCAGGATCGAGTACTGTAA
- the pdxT gene encoding pyridoxal 5'-phosphate synthase glutaminase subunit PdxT, with product MVKIGVLALQGAVREHIQSIEASGAQAIVVKRVEDLSGIDGLILPGGESTAMRRLIDLYGMMEPLREFAKAGHPMFGTCAGLILLAGSLVGYEQPHIGVMDVTVERNSFGRQVDSFEVSLLIKGVADDFPAVFIRAPHINEVGPKTEVLCEHNGRIVMAQQGQFLGCSFHPELTDDHRVTAYFVQLVVNFIKQKV from the coding sequence ATGGTGAAAATCGGTGTATTGGCTCTACAAGGAGCTGTTCGAGAACATATTCAATCGATAGAAGCGAGCGGAGCACAAGCAATCGTTGTCAAACGTGTGGAAGACTTGTCTGGGATTGATGGATTAATTCTACCGGGCGGAGAAAGCACAGCGATGCGTCGACTGATTGATTTATACGGCATGATGGAACCATTACGCGAATTTGCAAAAGCGGGACATCCGATGTTTGGGACATGTGCAGGGCTTATCCTCCTGGCCGGTTCACTTGTAGGATATGAGCAACCGCATATAGGAGTAATGGATGTGACAGTAGAACGTAATTCATTTGGTCGACAAGTCGATAGTTTCGAAGTGAGCCTTTTAATAAAAGGTGTAGCGGATGATTTTCCTGCTGTGTTCATAAGGGCACCGCATATTAATGAAGTTGGACCTAAGACAGAAGTCTTATGTGAACATAACGGTCGTATTGTGATGGCTCAACAAGGACAATTTTTAGGATGCTCTTTTCATCCTGAACTGACGGACGATCATCGTGTAACTGCTTATTTTGTCCAATTAGTAGTAAATTTTATAAAGCAAAAAGTTTAA
- a CDS encoding M4 family metallopeptidase, with the protein MKKKKVVSLSLAATVALSAAIAPVQAAPGNANSEKVHMNQKSNTPDFISGKLTAPSKKAAKDIVLNYLAEKQGLYKTSNDSYSNFKVLNETKDEAGFTLVKLQQVYKGVPVFGSVLTAHIDADGVLTAVSGELAPELDKKQSLKSGAKIKHAEAQAIASKDLEAKVGEAPELAKEAKPEFVIYVKDGKANYAYALEFEFLYPSPGNYQYFVDAQTGDILASYNQIHEAKSSPGATSPTGTNTVGSGKGVLGDTKSFNTVTNSNGSYLVDRTRGNGIFTYNGKNRTQTPGTLWLDTDNVLNAAFDGPAVDAHAYAAQTYDYYKNVHNRNSYDGNGAQLISTVHYGRNYNNAFWSGSQMVYGDGDGSTFIPLSGSLDVIAHELTHAVTDTTADLVYQNESGAINESMSDIFGTLVEYHFNNNPDWLMGEDIYTPGTSGDALRSMADPTKNGDPDHYSKRYVGTQDNGGVHSNSGISNKAAYLLANGGTHYSVSVAGIGNDKTGKIFYRTLTQYLTPNSTFSQYRVAAVQAATDLYGASSSEVASVKSAFTAVGVN; encoded by the coding sequence GTGAAGAAGAAAAAAGTCGTGAGTCTGAGTTTAGCAGCAACAGTTGCATTATCGGCAGCTATTGCACCAGTACAGGCAGCACCAGGAAATGCAAATTCTGAAAAAGTCCACATGAATCAAAAAAGCAATACACCGGATTTTATTTCTGGTAAACTAACAGCCCCATCAAAGAAAGCAGCAAAAGACATCGTGTTAAATTATTTAGCAGAAAAACAAGGACTCTATAAAACCAGCAATGATTCTTATTCTAATTTCAAAGTACTGAATGAAACAAAAGATGAAGCGGGCTTCACTCTAGTAAAATTACAACAAGTTTATAAAGGTGTACCAGTTTTCGGATCAGTATTAACAGCGCATATTGATGCGGATGGTGTATTGACAGCTGTATCCGGTGAACTAGCACCAGAATTAGATAAAAAACAATCTTTAAAGAGTGGCGCAAAAATCAAACATGCTGAAGCTCAAGCGATTGCATCCAAAGATCTGGAAGCAAAAGTAGGAGAAGCTCCAGAACTTGCGAAAGAAGCAAAACCTGAATTCGTAATCTATGTGAAAGATGGAAAAGCTAACTATGCGTATGCTCTTGAGTTTGAATTCTTATATCCATCACCAGGTAACTATCAGTACTTCGTAGATGCACAAACAGGGGATATTTTAGCCTCGTATAATCAGATTCATGAAGCAAAATCATCACCTGGTGCTACATCACCAACAGGTACCAACACAGTAGGTTCGGGTAAGGGTGTTTTAGGTGATACGAAGTCATTTAATACGGTAACGAACAGCAATGGTTCATATTTGGTGGATCGTACGCGTGGAAATGGAATCTTTACGTATAATGGTAAAAACCGTACACAAACACCAGGAACGTTATGGTTGGATACAGATAACGTGTTGAATGCGGCTTTTGATGGACCAGCTGTTGATGCTCACGCTTACGCTGCCCAAACATATGATTATTATAAAAATGTCCATAACCGTAATAGCTATGATGGCAATGGGGCACAATTAATTTCTACCGTACATTACGGTCGCAATTACAACAATGCTTTCTGGAGCGGTTCGCAAATGGTGTATGGTGACGGAGATGGCTCTACATTCATCCCTCTATCAGGATCGCTTGACGTTATCGCACATGAGTTAACTCATGCCGTGACGGATACAACTGCGGATTTAGTCTATCAAAATGAATCAGGCGCAATCAATGAATCAATGTCTGATATTTTCGGTACGTTAGTAGAATATCATTTCAATAACAATCCTGACTGGTTAATGGGAGAAGACATTTATACACCGGGAACATCAGGCGATGCATTACGATCCATGGCAGACCCAACAAAAAATGGAGATCCGGATCATTACTCGAAACGTTATGTGGGAACACAGGATAATGGCGGTGTTCACTCGAACAGTGGAATCAGCAACAAAGCTGCATACCTGTTAGCAAATGGCGGCACACATTACAGTGTCAGCGTAGCAGGAATCGGCAATGACAAAACGGGTAAAATTTTCTACCGTACGTTAACACAGTATTTAACACCAAACTCTACTTTTAGCCAATACCGTGTAGCAGCTGTTCAAGCAGCGACTGATCTTTATGGCGCAAGCAGCAGTGAAGTGGCAAGTGTGAAATCAGCATTTACAGCAGTGGGTGTAAATTAA